NNNNNNNNNNNNNNNNNNNNNNNNNNNNNNNNNNNNNNNNNNNNNNNNNNNNNNNNNNNNNNNNNNNNNNNNNNNNNNNNNNNNNNNNNNNNNNNNNNNNNNNNNNNNNNNNNNNNNNNNNNNNNNNNNNNNNNNNNNNNNNNNNNNNNNNNNNNNNNNNNNNNNNNNNNNNNNNNNNNNNNNNNNNNNNNNNNNNNNNNNNNNNNNNNNNNNNNNNNNNNNNNNNNNNNNNNNNNNNNNNNNNNNNNNNNNNNNNNNNNNNNNNNNNNNNNNNNNNNNNNNNNNNNNNNNNNNNNNNNNNNNNNNNNNNNNNNNNNNNNNNNNNNNNNNNNNNNNNNNNNNNNNNNNNNNNNNNNNNNNNNNNNNNNNNNNNNNNNNNNNNNNNNNNNNNNNNNNNNNNNNNNNNNNNNNNNNNNNNNNNNNNNNNNNNNNNNNNNNNNNNNNNNNNNNNNNNNNNNNNNNNNNNNNNNNNNNNNNNNNNNNNNNNNNNNNNNNNNNNNNNNNNNNNNNNNNNNNNNNNNNNNNNNNNNNNNNNNNNNNNNNNNNNNNNNNNNNNNNNNNNNNNNNNNNNNNNNNNNNNNNNNNNNNNNNNNNNNNNNNNNNNNNNNNNNNNNNNNNNNNNNNNNNNNNNNNNNNNNNNNNNNNNNNNNNNNNNNNNNNNNNNNNNNNNNNNNNNNNNNNNNNNNNNNNNNNNNNNNNNNNNNgctggaggtcttgctaatgatgcgccttctcccagaaaatcgtttgaggccatattccttttatgagttttacctctcgaaaagtcaagctctgaggccaattgttgattattatgacctcgaaataatcggaatgtatcagttctttaagaaattaaatcaatttcatacacacagcggaattaaattgcggcatacaagattagcaattgcaagtagatggataagagattaaccaagatgcatgcaagtcaaattatcagattaaacaatattacctatcacagaatatgtttaacatgcatctaatatttaatcacatatacagatattgcaagatagaaaattaaaggagttaagggttagagaagattgcaccaagaatttatactggttcagttgtcaacttgacaacctacatccagtcctgataatccaatcggatttcagattttcttctccaatagaaagaatcaattacagattgtccagtttcatccccgaaacctatctatcttaatgatctctttcctattgatcaccctctgatccttgtagatactcagcaatctaacacaaaatcaaagtacgactctttcttgttgagaactctcacccaagaaagaagccaccagtttcaagctggcttttctcgctttcgtttcttttcaaagtattattacaaactgaataaaggaagaacaaaaagaagtcttcaatcttggtcaatgtgacttctcacgattctggatattcaaggattgttcatgagaaccttgtctttcaagatcacttttccagctctcttattgattgaTGATAATCTCCttggctgtgatctgaaaaagcaatctcagtgtgttaaccaagtgttatggagagttcttttgtatgtcaagaatattcaaagtgtttatcagattgttattgaaagaatgattgaagacagtttatatagtttctgaaaaacatcttaataaatcgatttgccaatcgatttcctaaagTAATAAAAccggtctaatcgatttgccaatcgattatcgtgtgtcttgtttttcttgaatcttgaaactatataagtcaatcgatttaccaatcgattctttaaacaacatttttcagtgattatgttaagactgatatgcatcgatttcgtaatcgattgcagatgttatgttcaaattaaaacacataccaatcgatttcgtaatcgatttattaagtcttcataatcgattaacaaatactcagaatcgatttggccacaagctcagagttcactgagatttcaaaaagttctttcaatcgatttgccaatcgattgtgtttaagtcagtgactcagctattttgggtattatccaatcgattgcaaacaaacttaacttgattgaaattttacacaatagattgtccaatcgattgtgtttgtcacagggaaagttattttgcaaatgatatttaagcaatagatttgccaatcgattaccctcaaaactggggtgtcactatgacttgtacaatcgatttcccaatcgatttatttcaatcagttttactttgtgaaatgtataatcgatttgtcaatcgattaccctcaaaaacagggtgctactgacttgtgcagttttcatttctaatttagtcagtcgattgcacaatcgattataccaacacaaacagttgtgtttcattacacccttgttatgaaatcgatttcccaatcgatttacttcagtcaaaaatcaacttttcttgatttcttgtgttccaagcaatatgttccaagtgtgtaggattagattgttgttcctgaaatcttgctcaattcaaatattagatttatcatgtgatgtatgaacattgtatgtttgttaattatgtcaaaattaagattcaaaggactaaagtccaacaaaaaccataattgatcaagaataagcatagggaggacggaaatgacctaaatgttaatccaatgacacaaatgaacttattagatgcacaagatttgttaaaaaccataattggacaagaataagcctagggagaacgaaaacaacctaaatgtccatccaatgacacaaacacacctattggatgcacaatgttggttaaaaaccctaattggacaagaataagcctagggaggacgaaaatgacctaaatgttaatccaatgacacaaatgaacttattggatgcacaagattgtttaaaaaccctaattggacaagaataagccaaagaaggacgaaaatgacctaaatgttcatccaataacacaaacacacctattggatgcactagattggttaaaaaccctaaatggacaagaataagcctagggaggacgaaaatgacctaaatgataatccaatgacacaaatgaacttattggatgcataagattggctaaacaccctaattggacaagaataagcctagggaggacgaaaatgacctaaatgttcatccaatgacacaaacccaactattggatgcacaagtttgattaaaaaccctaattagaaaagaataagcctatggaggatgaaaatgacctaattgttcattcaattacacaaatgaacttattggatgcagaagattggttaaaaaccctaattggacaagaataagcctatggaggacggaaatgacctaaatgttcatccaatgacacaaatgaacatattggatgcacaagattggttaaaaaccctaattggacaagaataagcctatggaggacggaaatgacctaaatgttcatccaatgacacaaatgaacatattggatgcacaagattggttaaaaaccctaattggacaagaataagcctatggaggacggaaatgacctaaatgttcatccaatgacacaaatgaacatattggatgcacaagattggttaaaaaccctaattggacaagaataagcctatggaggacggaaatgacctaaatgttcatccaatgacacaaatgaacatattggatgcacaagattggttaaaaaccctaattggacaagaataagcctatggaggacggaaatgacctaaatgttcatccaatgacacaaatgaacttattggatacacaagattggttaaaaacccgaattggacaagattaagccaaggaggacgaaaaagacctaaatgtaaGTCCAACGagacagatgaacttattggatgcacaagattggttaaaaaccctaattggacaagaataagcctagggaggacgaaaatgatctaaatgttcatccaatgacacaaatgaacttattggttgcactagattggttaaaaaccctaattagacaagaataagcctagggaggacgaaaatgatctaaatgttcatccaatgacacaaatgaacttattggttgcactagattggttaaaaaccctaattggacaagaataagcctagggaggacgaaagtgacctaaatgtaaatccaatgacataaattaacttattggttgcactagattggttaaaaaccctaattagactagaataagcctagggaggacgaagaagacctaaatgttcatcaaatgacataaacacatctattggatgaacaagattggttaaaaaccttaattggactctAATaaacctggggaggacgaaaatgaccttaatattcatccaatgacacaaacacacctatttgatgcacaagattgtttaaaaaccctaattggacaagaataagccaagggaggacgaaaatgacctaaatgttcatccaatgacacaaacacacctattggatccacaagatttgttaaaaaccctaattggacttattggaggcacaagattgtttaaaaaccctcattggacaagaatgagccttgggaggacgaaaatgacctaattgttcattcaatgacacaaattaacttattgaatgacacaaatacgcctattggatgcaaaagattggttaaaaaccctaattggacaagaattagcctggtgaggacgaaaatgaccttaatgttaatccaatgacacaaacacaccatttggatgcacaagattggttaaaacccctaattggacaagaataaacctagggacgatgaaaatgacctaaatattcatccaatgacacaaatacaactattggatgcataagattggttaaaaaccctaattggacaagaataaacctagcgaggacgaaaatgacctaaatgttcatcagatgacacaaacacacctattggatgcacaagattggttaaaaaccctaataaatcaagaataagcctatagagaacgaaaatgacctaaatgttaatcaaatgacacaaccacacactacgcgaaaaatgacatttaacagcgccccttttacagtgcttgctaaacacaagcgctgttgtaaatatattttaaaaataacggagccttttacagcgcttttgttgacaagcgctgtaaaacaagctctgtaaaacaagcgctgttgttggtcatataacgtttgcgcataacgttataaggcttttacagcgcttgtcaaaaaagcgctgtaaaatgaagcgctttcgcgtatcagttacagcgcttttttcacaagcgctgtaaacacatgcgctttcaaatatttgaactacctaatacagcgcttttttcacaagtgctgtaaaatacatgcgctttcattgaatttaactacctattacaacgcttttttcacaagcgctgtaaactacatctttcaaataattatatacgttggaaaccctcatatcctctacatttatcaaataattatatacgttgggaaccctaatatcctctacgtactgtgcggccatctatgttgtctaaggtattttttacacatgatctgttatgttttgaaattgtcaaaaattgtcaaaaactcataccacatgatctgttctgttttgaaattgtcaaaaattgtcaaaaactcataccacatgatctgttctgttttgaaattgtcaaaaattgtcaaaaactcataccacatgatctgttctgttttgaaattgtcaaaaattgtcaaaaactcataccacatgatctgttctgttttgaaattgtcaaaaattgtcaaaaactcataccacatgatctgttctgttttgaaattgtcaaaaattgtcaaaaactcataccacatgatctgttctgttttgaaattgtcaaaaattgtcaaaaactcataccacatgatctgttctgttttgaaattgtcaaaaattgtcaaaaactcataccacatgatctgttctgttttgaaattgtcaaaaattgtcaaaaactcataccacatgatctgttctgttttgaaattgtcaaaaattgtcaaaaactcataccacatgatctgttctgttttgaaattgtcaaaaattgtcaaaaactcataccacatgatctgttctgttttgaaattgtcaaaaattgtcaaaaactcataccacatgatctgttctgttttgaaattgtcaaaaattgtcaaaaactcataccacatgatctgttctgttttgaaattgtcaaaaattgtcaaaaactcataccacatgatctgttctgttttgaaattgtcaaaaattgtcaaaaactcataccacatgatctgttctgttttgaaattgtcaaaaattgtcaaaaactcataccacatgatctgttctgttttgaaattgtcaaaaattgtcaaaaactcataccacatgatctgttctgttttgaaattgtcaaaaattgtcaaaaactcataccacatgatctgttctgttttgaaattgtcaaaaattgtcaaaaactcataccacatgatctgttctgttttgaaattgtcaaaaattgtcaaaaactcataccacatgatctgttctgttttgaaattgtcaaaaattgtcaaaaactcataccacatgatctgttctgttttgaaattgtcaaaaattgtcaaaaactcataccacatgatctgttctgttttgaaattgtcaaaaattgtcaaaaactcataccacatgatctgttctgttttgaaattgtcaaaaattgtcaaaaactcataccacatgatctgttctgttttgaaattgtcaaaaattgtcaaaaactcataccacatgatctgttctgttttgaaattgtcaaaaattgtcaaaaactcataccacatgatctgttctgttttgaaattgtcaaaaattgtcaaaaactcataccacatgatctgttctgttttgaaattgtcaaaaattgtcaaaaactcataccacatgatctgttctgttttgaaattgtcaaaaattgtcaaaaactcataccacatgatctgttctgttttgaaattgtcaaaaattgtcaaaaactcataccacatgatctgttctgttttgaaattgtcaaaaattgtcaaaaactcataccacatgatctgttctgttttgaaattgtcaaaaattgtcaaaaactcataccacatgatctgttctgttttgaaattgtcaaaaattgtcaaaaactcataccacatgatctgttctgttttgaaattgtcaaaaattgtcaaaaactcataccacatgatctgttctgttttgaaattgtcaaaaattgtcaaaaactcataccacatgatctgttctgttttgaaattgtcaaaaattgtcaaaaactcataccacatgatctgttctgttttgaaattgtcaaaaattgtcaaaaactcataccacatgatctgttctgttttgaaattgtcaaaaattgtcaaaaactcataccacatgatctgttctgttttgaaattgtcaaaaattgtcaaaaactcataccacatgatctgttctgttttgaaattgtcaaaaattgtcaaaaactcataccacatgatctgttctgttttgaaattgtcaaaaattgtcaaaaactcataccacatgatctgttctgttttgaaattgtcaaaaattgtcaaaaactcataccacatgatctgttctgttttgaaattgtcaaaaattgtcaaaaactcataccacatgatctgttctgttttgaaattgtcaaaaattgtcaaaaactcataccacatgatctgttctgttttgaaattgtcaaaaattgtcaaaaactcataccacatgatctgttctgttttgaaattgtcaaaaattgtcaaaaactcataccacatgatctgttctgttttgaaattgtcaaaaattgtcaaaaactcataccacatgatctgttctgttttgaaattgtcaaaaattgtcaaaaactcataccacatgatctgttctgttttgaaattgtcaaaaattgtcaaaaactcataccacatgatctgttctgttttgaaattgtcaaaaattgtcaaaaactcataccacatgatctgttctgttttgaaattgtcaaaaattgtcaaaaactcataccacatgatctgttctgttttgaaattgtcaaaaattgtcaaaaactcataccacatgatctgttctgttttgaaattgtcaaaaattgtcaaaaactcataccacatgatctgttctgttttgaaattgtcaaaaattgtcaaaaactcataccacatgatctgttctgttttgaaattgtcaaaaattgtcaaaaactcataccacatgatctgttctgttttgaaattgtcaaaaattgtcaaaaactcataccacatgatctgttctgttttgaaattgtcaaaaattgtcaaaaactcataccacatgatctgttctgttttgaaattgtcaaaaattgtcaaaaactcataccacatgatctgttctgttttgaaattgtcaaaaattgtcaaaaactcataccacatgatctgttctgttttgaaattgtcaaaaattgtcaaaaactcataccacatgatctgttctgttttgaaattgtcaaaaattgtcaaaaactcataccacatgatctgttctgttttgaaattgtcaaaaattgtcaaaaactcataccacatgatcaataatgatgaagatgtttgtaatgatcttttatttgaaacatcacaacaaccacatgaaattgattcaactgatgatggtttatatcttagagatgatcatgatgagggaatttggattaatccatcgtttcgtattgtaaatggacaaacaaatgtgaatgtcaccaggaaaagaagaagggcatcttaatgtatatatatgtttaattgttttatataagctatgcatgtaatctctgaattattgtgataaatatgaatataatctgaattattgtgataaatatgcatgtaatcttattgtgataaatatgcatgtaatttgaattgagtgttttatactaatatggcataattgagtgttttatactaatgtcacttatataatgtaaattaagtgccaattcgattggaataaatgtctgatcagttacagtcatccaaaattgaacccaaataaaaccaacacaaaaataacatactGAGATCTTTTACANNNNNNNNNNNNNNNNNNNNNNNNNNNNNNNNNNNNNNNNNNNNNNNNNNNNNNNNNNNNNNNNNNNNAAAAGCGTTGTATAAagctttattaataataattatcagacacctaacatgactatctctaacaggattttcttcaaacaccttgtacacataatgggaatccccaaaaacacattgttaacaaaaacatcagactcaaATCCATTTTTtgcaacatggcaatgaacctGAATACCAAGTTTTGATTTAAGAAGCAaagggaatgtaaagagataaaaagggtgttgatgtagattgaattgtgaaagagtaagctttgatgtttgtgaagaatatgcataaaaggagaagagtttggtgaagaggaagggattttggtggtgaccagttactactatgtgggttttgcatgttgagcttgtttaaaaaataacataacaaaacaaaaaaacaataaggccttttacagcgcttgtttaacaaagcgctgtaaaaggctttaaaaaaaccttcatatatcattataaaacaaggaggtctatTAAAGCGCTTTtgcaaataagcgctgtaaaatactgttttaaaaataaaataaagagaccttttacagcgcttatttgaacaagcgctgtaaatgggttttatatataacataataaaacaatgaggtcttttacaNNNNNNNNNNNNNNNNNNNNNNNNNNNNNNNNNNNNNNNNNNNNNNNNNNNNNNNNNNNNNNNNcaagcgctctaaaaggcctaagccttttagagcgcttttgaaacaagcgctgtaaaagggttataaaaaagcgccgtaaaagggttacgtatatataacagtaaccgcttcagtttcgtcttcattacgtaaacttcactatcatctgaaccttcatcgttcttctcttcttttgcaaaccctatcatcccgtccgttacgaaccttatttccacgatcatctccttcatttcgaaccttatttccatccaagatcatctctcccatttcacacaatatattttcattgaaatacgtaaccctcattacgtatttcttcaataccgtatttatgtgaaccatatttctgtgaactttctgcgttccctcttttcttcacatttcatctttcttcgaaccattattcaggtattgatgttataaattttttgtaatcattaaaatgcatgttgagcttttttaagatatactgatacatgttgagcttgtttataataatgcatgatccatgttgagcttgttgatgttatactaaactgcatgttgaacttgttgtagttaaatggataaaaacaaagatatagaagttcaaaatgaagaagttgacacctctaagacttacgaaaaagaagtcaaacgtggtgcaactatcatgcaaaaggtgattaaagcaaggagtaatggcattaaatttgaggtatactatactttgtttgttgtgtgttttttttttttttttttgggtttaggggtgtgtttttttatctttttttagggtttagggcatgtacttactatatgagtttattaggttggctggaacgagagtggtcagccagttgaccccaacagctccatgtttgtaagctacattggggctgttgttcgtcaaaatgtcccaataacaatagacaactggagagataaggcgttgaaggatgccaaagatatcatctggaatgacattcaagtaaatattttgatctactcttttgtcatttataattttttttctgtaaaatacattacttataattgttttcattgcagaccacttttgttcttgatgaggaacgaaagtcatatgttttgagagttgctgggaaaatccatcgtggatttagatcccatctctcaaatttctatctaaaagatagagaaggaaacacaaatgctgaacctccaaagatatatcaacattatatatcaaaggatgaatggagtgcatttgtttccaaacgttctgacccggcgtttgtcgtaagttattaatttattagcatttgtgttttattattcatattcgtagcgtattttaaatttttacacaattgctattttttttttatatagaatattagtacggcaaatcgcgaacgggcaagcaacccaaaacacccatacaagaaatcacgtatgggatatgcacgccttgatcaacaacttgtaagtaattaaacatcacttttatataatgaagtaatttgtattataaactatagtgtgtaactaatttgtattattttgtttatgattttaacgaatagagaaaagacacccaagccgatcaacccttgggtcgtcatatcttatggaaggaagcgcgtgttaacaaagacggagtggttgataatgaaaatgtcaagaaagttgtagaactttgtgtaagtatattatcactttaatattttttaatattgtattttaaaaatgctattgaacttatctttttaatgttacatgtattttaggaaattattgaacaaagttctgaaaatccggagggcaacaaggatacttgcagggacattcttggtaaagtgtttaatgtccttGAGTATTCTGGTCGAgttagggggaaaggatttggcgtaactcccaaaagcttctttcctcaagagaagcgccaaaaaccttccaacgaggaagtattagagaagctccgAATCCTATCatagcaagtggcactcttggtgaatacgaataaagacaagcaacttccggatcagctccaacctgaaatacaaatggagagtgaaacggcgagttgcaacgtcggtttgaaaagtattcccgaggtaattaattacttacttgcttatgtaattacttatgtattaaacaaacttatatattaaccgtacttatgttttaactattgatttagggtgtcactacatgtgtcctatacttgtcctcgcctactcaacggaaggtgggaaaaggaatattgtacaatacttcaggagaagtattgcacaatattccgattcccgcgggccatgtcaaagtatcacctactgttgctttcgaaccaactgcacagttgcccataccggacaacgatggagatatgcagttcttaagcgacgctattggtagttacgtggcatggcccacaaaccttgttgccctcgaaaaaaagattcccagaaacaaattagttacatctcccgaaaaggtttgtcacatttattgcctaaggtttgtcattttttcagattcaataaactaacattttaccacatttttgtaggtccaaataaataaaccacccctacagcagAAAAAAGGCAGCAagcctcaaaaattggaggttaatagagCTGCCAAATCACAAAGGccggagggtaataaagctgccaagcttgcagcaacaaaaaatctggatcggggaaaatcggtcgttgctgctgctgctcctaataa
This is a stretch of genomic DNA from Cicer arietinum cultivar CDC Frontier isolate Library 1 unplaced genomic scaffold, Cicar.CDCFrontier_v2.0 Ca_scaffold_5784_v2.0, whole genome shotgun sequence. It encodes these proteins:
- the LOC140919188 gene encoding uncharacterized protein, whose amino-acid sequence is MSNFWNTAWFPDLGTSIRVRSVDRDGCASFSFGAETFLGGGEELGTLLVKVGGGEGVSLVEEDEGDGVRAWVGWNESGQPVDPNSSMFVSYIGAVVRQNVPITIDNWRDKALKDAKDIIWNDIQTTFVLDEERKSYVLRVAGKIHRGFRSHLSNFYLKDREGNTNAEPPKIYQHYISKDEWSAFVSKRSDPAFVNISTANRERASNPKHPYKKSRMGYARLDQQLVSN